From Syntrophaceae bacterium, one genomic window encodes:
- a CDS encoding PAS domain S-box protein gives MARREAVLSEKLRIKNNLLNHVFEISSLLTASPDLDEVLDKITGSAMIGLNFDRAIVMLLNHDQEKLECKCIKGFTPKGERRAWERPLILDRHDCYETKVIRSGAPRFIPDTEKAADATAIDLVINGQQERKSVLYVPLKIKDKILGILGVDRYRTRMEITQDDVESLTIFANQASIIIEDTRLYRALSDEKALSENIIKCSTNGVIVTDLMGRVLNVNPRAEEILGLPKEIAVTLRIQDIFRFNRRDRNRIYRALKKNEDIQFFDFPYQGSDSRNLILNLSGFAVLDENHQTLGAVTIITDLTEKKRMDDYLVRVEKFAALGRIAAGIAHEIRNPLASIYTTVQNLERNPGKADARKAELKNIRREIDRVERLIREILNLVRPVPLQIEEFDLHELLSTTLSLLKKEMARKHIAWETSFSGEQAVVRADPNRLRQVFLNLAINAMESMNGGGTITVRTGTAKRRARNGNWIFVDVIDTGIGIPAKHLGQIFDPFFTTKNAGTGLGLTVTHKIIEDHNGRIEVESQPDGGTTFRVFLPAGRTLQAHRGKRT, from the coding sequence ATGGCCCGCCGGGAAGCCGTCCTGAGTGAAAAACTCCGGATCAAGAACAACCTTCTGAACCACGTCTTCGAGATCAGCTCTCTTCTCACGGCTTCGCCCGATCTGGACGAAGTCCTGGACAAAATCACGGGCAGTGCCATGATCGGCCTGAATTTCGACCGGGCCATCGTCATGCTCCTGAATCACGACCAGGAAAAGCTGGAATGCAAATGCATCAAGGGATTTACGCCGAAAGGGGAGCGGAGGGCCTGGGAAAGGCCGCTGATCCTTGACCGGCACGACTGCTACGAGACCAAGGTCATCCGTTCCGGAGCCCCCCGATTCATCCCCGACACGGAAAAGGCGGCCGATGCAACGGCCATCGACCTGGTGATCAACGGACAGCAGGAAAGAAAGTCGGTCCTCTACGTTCCTCTGAAGATCAAGGACAAGATCCTCGGCATTCTGGGCGTAGACCGCTACCGGACCCGCATGGAAATCACCCAGGACGACGTCGAGTCTCTTACGATCTTCGCCAACCAGGCCTCCATCATCATCGAAGACACCCGGCTCTACCGGGCGCTCTCCGACGAGAAGGCCCTCTCCGAAAACATCATCAAGTGCTCCACCAACGGCGTAATCGTCACGGATCTCATGGGCCGCGTCCTGAACGTCAACCCCCGGGCCGAGGAAATCCTGGGCCTTCCGAAGGAGATAGCCGTAACACTCCGGATCCAGGACATTTTCCGGTTTAACAGGCGCGATCGGAACAGGATCTACCGGGCGCTCAAGAAGAACGAGGACATCCAGTTCTTCGACTTCCCGTACCAGGGCTCGGACAGCCGGAACCTCATCCTGAACCTGAGCGGTTTTGCCGTCCTGGATGAAAACCATCAGACCCTCGGCGCCGTGACCATCATCACGGACCTGACGGAAAAGAAGAGGATGGACGATTACCTCGTCCGGGTGGAGAAGTTCGCCGCCCTGGGACGCATCGCCGCGGGCATCGCCCATGAAATCCGGAATCCCCTGGCCAGCATCTACACCACCGTCCAGAATCTGGAACGAAATCCCGGCAAGGCCGATGCCCGGAAGGCAGAGTTGAAAAACATCCGCAGGGAGATCGACCGGGTCGAGCGCCTGATCCGGGAAATCCTCAACCTCGTGAGGCCCGTCCCGCTCCAGATCGAGGAATTCGATCTCCATGAACTCCTCTCGACAACGCTTTCCCTGCTGAAAAAAGAAATGGCCCGCAAACACATCGCCTGGGAAACGAGTTTCAGCGGAGAGCAGGCCGTCGTCCGCGCGGACCCCAACCGCCTGAGACAGGTATTCCTGAACCTGGCCATCAACGCCATGGAATCCATGAACGGCGGCGGGACGATCACCGTGAGAACGGGCACGGCAAAGCGGAGAGCCAGGAACGGGAATTGGATTTTCGTCGACGTCATCGACACGGGCATCGGCATTCCCGCGAAGCACCTGGGCCAGATCTTCGACCCGTTTTTCACGACGAAAAACGCCGGGACAGGCCTGGGACTGACGGTGACCCACAAGATTATCGAGGATCACAACGGCCGGATCGAGGTAGAAAGCCAGCCGGACGGAGGAACGACGTTCCGCGTGTTCCTGCCCGCCGGCAGAACGCTTCAAGCGCATCGGGGGAAACGAACGTGA
- the queF gene encoding NADPH-dependent 7-cyano-7-deazaguanine reductase QueF yields MAKMTSKKDLEGLTLLGEDKTRPGKKLETFPNHNPERDYTVTLRTEEFTCVCPATGQPDFAVLTIRYIPDRKILESKSLKLYLWSYRDRGVFHEHVTNAVLDDLVAALSPRWCKVTGEFAVRGGISITVEAEYRASGC; encoded by the coding sequence ATGGCGAAGATGACCTCGAAGAAGGACCTGGAGGGCCTGACTCTCCTGGGGGAGGACAAGACCCGGCCGGGGAAGAAGCTGGAGACGTTCCCCAACCACAACCCGGAACGGGACTACACGGTGACCCTCCGGACGGAGGAGTTCACCTGCGTATGCCCCGCCACGGGGCAGCCCGACTTCGCCGTTCTCACCATCCGCTACATTCCGGACCGGAAGATCCTGGAGTCCAAGTCCCTGAAGCTTTACCTCTGGTCCTACCGCGACCGGGGCGTCTTCCACGAGCACGTGACGAACGCCGTCCTGGACGACCTGGTGGCGGCCCTGTCGCCGCGCTGGTGCAAGGTCACCGGCGAGTTCGCCGTCCGCGGCGGCATTTCCATCACCGTCGAGGCGGAGTACAGGGCCTCAGGCTGTTGA
- a CDS encoding queuosine precursor transporter: MNETANGRSRWLPAITALFVTSLIVANLIAVKLIQAGPLVLPAAVIIFPLSYIFGDVLTEVYGYGRARRVIWTGFACNLLAVLVMQASIQIPAASFWTLGSLDGTVSNQAYEALLGFTPRLLMASFAAYLVGEFLNAFVLAKMKIMTAGRFLWMRTIGSTVLGQLADSAIFIAAAFWGMIPPPVLGTMIVTQWLVKSAYEAAFTPVTYLVVGFLKRAEGCDVYDRHTRFSPFLWGERSRETSLRGKS; the protein is encoded by the coding sequence ATGAATGAAACCGCAAACGGGCGATCCCGGTGGCTGCCGGCCATCACGGCCCTCTTCGTCACCTCCCTGATCGTCGCTAATCTCATCGCCGTCAAGCTGATCCAGGCGGGACCACTCGTCCTGCCTGCGGCGGTCATCATTTTCCCCCTGTCGTACATCTTCGGGGACGTCCTGACGGAGGTCTACGGATACGGCCGGGCCCGGCGGGTCATCTGGACGGGCTTCGCCTGCAACCTCCTGGCGGTCCTCGTCATGCAGGCGAGCATCCAAATCCCCGCCGCTTCCTTCTGGACCCTGGGGTCCCTGGACGGGACCGTTTCGAACCAGGCATATGAAGCCCTCCTGGGATTTACGCCCCGGCTCCTCATGGCATCCTTTGCGGCCTATCTCGTCGGGGAATTTCTCAACGCCTTCGTCCTGGCAAAGATGAAAATCATGACGGCGGGACGCTTCCTCTGGATGCGGACCATCGGCTCCACCGTCCTGGGCCAGCTGGCCGATTCGGCCATCTTCATCGCCGCGGCCTTCTGGGGCATGATTCCACCGCCCGTCCTGGGGACGATGATCGTCACGCAGTGGCTCGTCAAGAGCGCCTACGAGGCGGCCTTCACACCCGTCACCTATCTCGTCGTGGGATTCCTCAAGCGGGCCGAAGGGTGCGACGTCTACGACCGCCACACCCGCTTCAGCCCGTTCCTGTGGGGAGAACGTTCCCGGGAGACGTCGCTCCGCGGGAAGAGCTGA
- a CDS encoding histone deacetylase family protein: MFRIRKIFDDVQKRNRLALDQVRTILAARFQGLSQGRIDRIPDTLRNPFEYDFRSILYVAEGPGGAVRGFALLSHDPSLSFCLLDYLATSAKLTGRGVGAALYERVRDEALLLNASGVFFECLPDDPLLCRDPEILRENVARLKFYEAFGAHPVAGTAYETPVNPGGDNPPYLVFDGLGRDLPLRRGHARAIVRAILERKYGDICGPEYVRAVVDSFRDDPVRIRPPRYRKAPPDGRYPVSGKISAVALVVSDRHAVHHIHDRGYVESPVRIRTILDALERTNLFRRVEPLDFPERHLAAVHDPSYIRYFKRVCETLPPDGSVYPYVFPIRNQARPPVELAVRAGYYCIDTFTPLNRNAFIAAKRAVDCALTGASQILEGVRLAYALVRPPGHHAEPRAFGGFCYFNNAAAAAHYLSEFGSVAVLDLDYHHGNGNQVIFYRRRDVLTLSIHAHPSLAYPYFSGFADERGEGEGAGCNGNYPLPEAVDGPAYLAVLDRVLSRVRYFRPKFLVVCLGLDTARGDPTGTWSLKAREFREMGLRIGSLRLPTLVVQEGGYDNRSIGANARSFFEGLWSGTFLGNGGARNGANGKA, translated from the coding sequence GTGTTCCGCATCCGGAAGATCTTCGACGACGTCCAGAAGAGAAACCGCCTGGCCCTCGATCAGGTGCGGACCATCCTGGCTGCCCGGTTCCAGGGACTGAGCCAGGGCCGGATCGACCGGATCCCCGACACGCTCCGCAATCCCTTCGAGTACGATTTCCGTTCCATCCTCTACGTGGCCGAGGGGCCGGGTGGCGCCGTCCGGGGATTCGCCCTTCTTTCCCACGACCCCTCGCTCTCGTTCTGCCTCCTGGATTACCTGGCCACGAGCGCGAAGCTGACCGGAAGGGGCGTCGGGGCGGCCCTGTACGAGCGCGTGCGGGACGAGGCGCTCCTCCTGAACGCCTCGGGCGTCTTCTTCGAATGCCTGCCGGACGACCCGCTTCTCTGCCGGGACCCGGAGATCCTCCGGGAGAATGTGGCGCGTCTGAAGTTCTACGAGGCCTTCGGCGCGCACCCCGTCGCCGGGACAGCCTACGAAACCCCCGTCAACCCGGGCGGCGACAATCCGCCGTACCTGGTTTTCGACGGCCTCGGGCGTGACCTTCCGCTGCGCCGCGGCCATGCGCGTGCCATCGTCCGGGCCATCCTGGAGCGAAAGTACGGGGACATCTGCGGGCCCGAATACGTGCGGGCAGTGGTCGATTCCTTCCGGGACGACCCGGTCCGGATCCGCCCGCCGCGCTACAGAAAAGCTCCTCCGGACGGCCGCTACCCCGTCTCCGGGAAGATATCGGCCGTTGCGCTTGTGGTTTCCGACCGGCACGCCGTCCACCACATTCACGACCGCGGCTACGTGGAGTCGCCGGTCCGCATCCGGACGATCCTGGACGCCCTGGAGCGAACCAACCTCTTCCGGCGGGTCGAGCCGCTCGACTTTCCGGAGAGGCACTTGGCGGCCGTGCACGACCCCTCGTACATCCGCTATTTCAAACGGGTTTGCGAGACGCTGCCACCCGACGGGTCCGTCTACCCCTATGTATTCCCCATCCGGAACCAGGCCCGGCCTCCCGTGGAGCTGGCCGTCCGGGCGGGGTACTACTGCATCGACACGTTCACCCCCCTCAACCGAAATGCCTTCATCGCGGCGAAACGGGCCGTGGACTGCGCTCTAACCGGGGCTTCCCAGATCCTGGAGGGGGTCCGACTCGCCTACGCACTCGTGAGGCCGCCCGGACACCATGCGGAGCCGCGCGCCTTCGGTGGATTCTGCTACTTCAACAACGCCGCGGCGGCGGCCCATTATCTGAGCGAGTTCGGATCCGTGGCGGTCCTGGACCTGGACTACCACCACGGAAACGGGAACCAGGTAATCTTCTACCGGCGGAGGGACGTCCTGACCCTTTCGATCCACGCCCATCCGTCCCTGGCCTATCCCTATTTCAGCGGGTTTGCCGACGAGCGGGGCGAGGGGGAGGGGGCGGGGTGCAACGGAAACTATCCCCTCCCGGAGGCGGTGGACGGTCCTGCTTATCTGGCGGTGCTCGACAGGGTTCTGTCGCGTGTCCGGTATTTCCGGCCGAAGTTTCTCGTGGTGTGCCTGGGCCTGGACACGGCCAGGGGTGATCCGACGGGAACTTGGAGTTTGAAGGCCCGTGAATTCAGGGAGATGGGCCTGCGGATCGGGAGCCTGCGCCTGCCGACGCTGGTAGTGCAGGAGGGGGGATACGACAACCGCTCCATCGGGGCGAATGCCCGATCGTTCTTCGAGGGACTCTGGTCGGGGACCTTCCTCGGAAACGGCGGCGCGAGGAACGGGGCGAACGGGAAGGCCTGA
- a CDS encoding alanine--glyoxylate aminotransferase family protein: MKNLLDGIEEILLMGPGPSCVPPTVYEALAKPTLGHLDPYFLTIMDGIKSMLQELLNTKNVLTVPMSGTGSAGMEACFVNLVEPGDPVLILTNGVFGRRMQDVAGRLGARVEALEFDWGTPVNLDRTAEALRKEPFAIVAVVHAETSTGVRNPVAEIGKMLAGKDALYLVDAVTSLGGIEVRMDDWRIDALYGGTQKCLSCPPGLAPLSFSDRAAAKLNGRKAKVPNWYLDLSLITNYWNQNRVYHHTAPVNMLYALYESLRLVLEEGPDKAFARHREAHEALVAGLEGMGLSMLVEKPFRLPMLNTVRCPEGIDELAVRKRLRKEFKIEIGGGLGPLAGKIWRIGLMGHTARRENVDRFLAALGQILGKA; encoded by the coding sequence ATGAAGAATCTGCTCGACGGCATCGAAGAAATCCTGCTCATGGGCCCGGGCCCGTCCTGTGTGCCCCCGACGGTCTACGAGGCCCTGGCGAAGCCCACGCTGGGCCACCTGGACCCCTATTTCCTGACCATCATGGACGGTATCAAGTCCATGCTCCAGGAACTCCTGAATACGAAGAACGTCCTCACGGTTCCCATGTCCGGGACCGGCTCCGCCGGTATGGAGGCCTGCTTCGTCAACCTCGTCGAGCCCGGCGACCCGGTTCTCATCCTGACGAACGGCGTCTTCGGCCGCCGCATGCAGGACGTGGCGGGACGGCTCGGAGCCCGCGTGGAGGCACTGGAATTCGATTGGGGAACCCCTGTCAACCTTGATCGCACCGCAGAGGCCCTCAGGAAAGAGCCTTTCGCCATCGTGGCGGTGGTCCACGCCGAGACGTCCACGGGCGTCCGGAACCCCGTTGCCGAGATCGGGAAGATGCTGGCCGGGAAGGACGCGCTCTACCTGGTGGACGCCGTCACGAGCCTGGGCGGGATCGAGGTCCGCATGGACGACTGGCGCATCGACGCCCTCTACGGCGGCACCCAGAAGTGCCTCTCCTGCCCCCCGGGCCTGGCGCCCCTGTCCTTCTCGGACCGTGCCGCGGCGAAGCTGAACGGCCGCAAGGCGAAGGTCCCCAACTGGTACCTGGACCTGAGCCTCATCACGAACTACTGGAACCAGAACCGGGTCTACCACCACACGGCTCCGGTGAACATGCTCTACGCCCTGTACGAGTCCCTCCGGCTCGTCCTGGAGGAAGGACCGGATAAGGCCTTTGCGCGGCACCGGGAGGCCCACGAGGCCCTCGTTGCCGGGCTGGAAGGCATGGGGCTCTCGATGCTGGTGGAGAAGCCCTTCCGCCTGCCCATGCTCAACACCGTCCGCTGCCCCGAGGGGATCGACGAGCTTGCCGTCCGAAAACGGCTGCGGAAGGAGTTCAAGATCGAGATCGGTGGCGGGCTGGGGCCCCTGGCGGGAAAGATCTGGCGGATCGGCCTCATGGGCCACACGGCCCGGCGGGAAAACGTGGACCGCTTCCTGGCCGCCCTCGGGCAGATCCTCGGCAAGGCCTGA
- a CDS encoding Dabb family protein, translated as MLRHVVFVKFKAGVTAEQVEEVKKALGGLPAKIQEIKGWAFGADVLRTERSVDFALVADFEDVEALKRYQVHPDHVPVLALVRSVSEVLQVADFFL; from the coding sequence ATGCTCAGGCACGTGGTATTCGTGAAGTTCAAGGCCGGGGTGACGGCGGAGCAGGTGGAGGAAGTGAAAAAGGCCCTGGGAGGCCTGCCGGCGAAAATCCAGGAAATCAAGGGGTGGGCCTTCGGGGCTGACGTTCTCCGGACGGAGCGTTCCGTCGATTTCGCCCTCGTGGCCGATTTCGAGGACGTGGAGGCACTGAAGCGCTACCAGGTCCATCCGGACCACGTCCCGGTCCTGGCGCTGGTACGCTCCGTGAGCGAGGTGTTGCAGGTCGCGGATTTCTTCCTGTAG
- a CDS encoding D-glycerate dehydrogenase, whose translation MKKKVLVTLNLPKELLDRLGGECEADFHAEDRPMERKDFLERIVGKEGLLPSITDAVDAEAMDRAPGLRMIANFGVGFNNIDVAAATARGIAVSNTPGVLTDATADVAFALILAVNRRVVEGDRMVREGRFRYWAPFLFLGSEVSGKTLGIVGMGRIGQAVARRARGFGMPVLYSGRTRLNPAEEEALGASFRSLPDLLAEADIVSLHVPLTQETRHLINREALGCMKPSAVLINTSRGPVVDEKALVNALRAGTIGGAGLDVYEDEPRLAPGLAELDNAVLLPHVGSATWETRMKMADLAVTNLLAGLRGERPPNLVNPEVWK comes from the coding sequence ATGAAGAAGAAAGTGCTGGTGACCCTCAACCTGCCGAAGGAGCTTCTCGACCGCCTGGGGGGCGAGTGCGAGGCGGATTTCCATGCCGAAGACCGCCCCATGGAGCGAAAGGATTTCCTGGAGCGGATTGTGGGAAAGGAGGGCCTGCTGCCTTCGATCACGGACGCGGTGGATGCCGAGGCCATGGACCGGGCGCCGGGCCTCCGGATGATCGCCAACTTCGGCGTGGGATTCAACAACATCGACGTGGCAGCCGCCACGGCCCGGGGAATCGCCGTTTCCAACACGCCGGGGGTGCTGACGGATGCCACGGCGGATGTGGCGTTTGCCCTGATCCTGGCGGTGAACCGCCGGGTGGTCGAAGGGGACAGGATGGTCCGGGAAGGACGGTTCCGTTACTGGGCGCCGTTTCTCTTTCTCGGCAGCGAGGTCTCCGGCAAAACCCTCGGGATCGTGGGGATGGGACGCATCGGACAGGCCGTGGCCCGACGAGCCCGGGGATTCGGCATGCCGGTTCTCTACTCCGGCCGGACCCGCCTGAACCCCGCGGAGGAGGAAGCCCTGGGAGCCTCCTTCCGGTCTCTCCCGGACCTCCTGGCGGAGGCGGACATCGTGTCTCTCCACGTTCCCCTGACACAGGAGACCCGCCATCTGATCAACCGGGAAGCCCTGGGGTGCATGAAGCCCTCGGCGGTTCTGATCAACACCTCCCGGGGTCCCGTGGTGGACGAGAAGGCCCTTGTGAACGCCCTCCGAGCCGGAACCATCGGCGGGGCCGGCCTGGACGTTTACGAGGATGAGCCCCGCCTGGCACCCGGACTGGCGGAACTGGACAACGCCGTTCTCCTGCCCCATGTCGGGAGTGCCACGTGGGAGACACGGATGAAGATGGCCGACTTGGCCGTGACGAATCTCCTGGCGGGACTGCGGGGCGAGCGGCCGCCGAACCTCGTCAACCCCGAGGTCTGGAAGTAA
- a CDS encoding VWA domain-containing protein: MDRVLEDFVTALRLSGVRISVAETLDACSAAALVGYGNRLLLKDSLGAALAKSGHEKDLFSDTFDRFFSDFTCTAALPERDDGVDREATLPEDPLSRMLLQGDQASLAAALQEAARAADIRAIRLPTQRSLYTVRILNALGIDGLDSTIRTFSGAGSGGPLAQADALQAARQELVDNVRQYVERQLDLYGRGIVNEYLEEALRKTRLSHLEQRHFEKMGELIQRLVKRLNDIHSRRRKAARRGHLDFKRTLRHNVPYGGFIFDPKWKQRKVNRPDVLVICDISRSMMRLVRFFLLFLYGLNEEILRIRTFVFCSNLIDVSDVFERYPVEVAVDRLQQGTDLPIVMGLTDYARSLDDFRLQYLNLVTRRTTVLFLGDGRNNNADPGTHVLRDIYQRCKRLVWLNPEPRPFWGTGDSEMKRFLPYCHAARECNTLDHLERVIGSLLAATRH, translated from the coding sequence GTGGACCGGGTGCTGGAGGATTTTGTCACGGCCCTGCGGCTGTCGGGAGTCAGGATCTCCGTCGCCGAGACCCTCGACGCCTGCTCCGCCGCGGCGCTGGTGGGGTATGGAAACCGTCTGCTCCTGAAGGATTCCCTCGGTGCCGCCCTGGCCAAATCGGGCCATGAAAAAGACCTGTTTTCCGATACCTTCGACCGCTTCTTCAGCGACTTCACGTGCACCGCCGCCCTCCCGGAGCGGGACGACGGAGTCGACCGTGAAGCGACGCTTCCGGAGGATCCCCTGAGCCGGATGCTTCTCCAGGGGGATCAGGCCTCCCTTGCGGCGGCCCTCCAGGAAGCGGCCCGAGCCGCGGACATCCGGGCCATCCGCCTGCCGACGCAGCGCAGCCTCTACACCGTCCGGATCCTCAACGCGCTGGGAATCGATGGGCTCGACAGCACGATCAGGACCTTTTCGGGGGCCGGCAGCGGGGGGCCCCTGGCCCAGGCCGATGCTCTCCAGGCGGCCCGGCAGGAACTGGTGGACAACGTCCGGCAGTATGTGGAACGCCAGCTAGACCTCTACGGCCGCGGCATCGTCAATGAATACCTTGAGGAGGCCCTCCGGAAGACCCGCCTCTCCCACCTGGAGCAACGCCACTTCGAGAAGATGGGCGAGCTGATCCAACGCCTCGTCAAACGGCTCAACGACATCCACTCGCGACGCCGGAAAGCCGCCCGGCGGGGCCACCTGGACTTCAAGAGGACCCTCCGGCACAACGTGCCTTACGGAGGCTTCATTTTCGACCCGAAATGGAAGCAGCGGAAGGTGAACCGGCCCGACGTGCTGGTTATCTGCGACATCAGCCGGTCCATGATGCGGCTCGTCCGCTTCTTCCTCCTGTTTCTCTACGGCCTCAACGAGGAGATCCTCCGCATCCGCACCTTTGTCTTCTGCTCGAATCTGATCGATGTGTCGGACGTCTTCGAGCGGTACCCGGTGGAGGTTGCCGTGGATCGCCTCCAGCAGGGGACGGACCTGCCGATCGTCATGGGCCTCACGGACTACGCCCGGTCGCTCGACGACTTCCGGCTGCAGTACCTCAACCTCGTGACGCGCCGGACGACGGTCCTGTTCCTCGGAGACGGGAGAAACAACAACGCCGACCCGGGGACTCACGTCCTGCGGGACATCTACCAGCGGTGCAAGCGCCTCGTCTGGCTGAACCCGGAACCGCGCCCCTTCTGGGGCACCGGCGACTCGGAGATGAAGCGCTTCCTGCCCTATTGCCACGCGGCCCGGGAGTGCAACACCCTGGACCACCTGGAGAGGGTGATCGGGTCCTTGCTCGCCGCCACGCGGCATTAG
- a CDS encoding MoxR family ATPase produces MNNDRQNRIASWEAVQQGFRGTGYIADRAIATTVYLAWHLGKPILVEGPAGVGKTELAKTAAAFLDLELIRLQCYEGLDEAKALYEWKYGKQLLYTQLLKDKLDEIVSRDNGFSAAIDKLHRYDDIFFSRHFLEPRPLLKALENPDGAVLLVDEIDKADEEFEAFLLEILSDYQVSIPEIGTVAAVSRPFVFLTSNNTRELSEALKRRCLHLFIPYPDAALERRIVRSRVPDLPARLEKQLVSFIQQIRGLDLKKAPSISETIDWARVVVLLHAERLTSEVVRDTLHVFLKYQDDVHTVEERMPQLTTMLLRNDGG; encoded by the coding sequence ATGAACAACGACAGACAGAACCGGATCGCGTCCTGGGAGGCGGTCCAGCAGGGTTTCCGAGGGACGGGATACATCGCCGACCGCGCGATCGCCACGACGGTGTACCTCGCCTGGCACCTGGGGAAACCGATCCTCGTGGAAGGGCCCGCCGGCGTCGGCAAGACGGAGCTGGCAAAGACGGCCGCCGCTTTCCTGGATCTCGAGCTGATCCGCCTCCAGTGCTACGAGGGGCTCGACGAGGCGAAGGCTCTCTATGAGTGGAAATACGGGAAACAGCTCCTTTATACCCAGCTCCTGAAGGACAAGCTCGACGAGATCGTCTCCCGGGACAACGGCTTCTCCGCGGCCATCGACAAGCTTCACCGGTACGACGACATCTTCTTCTCCCGACACTTCCTGGAGCCCCGGCCCCTCCTGAAGGCCCTGGAGAACCCGGACGGCGCGGTCCTCCTGGTGGACGAGATCGACAAGGCCGACGAGGAGTTCGAGGCCTTTCTCCTGGAGATCCTCTCGGACTACCAGGTCTCCATCCCGGAGATCGGGACGGTCGCCGCGGTATCCCGCCCCTTCGTCTTCCTCACCAGCAACAACACCCGGGAACTCAGCGAGGCTCTGAAACGGCGCTGCCTCCACCTCTTCATCCCCTACCCCGACGCCGCCCTGGAGCGCAGGATCGTCCGGAGCCGCGTTCCGGATCTGCCGGCGCGGCTGGAAAAGCAGCTTGTTTCTTTCATTCAGCAGATCCGCGGGCTCGACCTGAAGAAGGCCCCTTCCATCAGCGAAACCATCGACTGGGCACGCGTGGTCGTCCTTCTCCATGCGGAGCGCCTCACGTCGGAGGTCGTGCGGGACACCCTGCACGTCTTTCTGAAGTACCAGGACGACGTGCACACCGTGGAGGAGCGGATGCCGCAGCTCACAACGATGCTCCTGCGCAACGACGGAGGCTGA
- a CDS encoding acyl-CoA dehydrogenase produces MTRQERERIQQEADRAARFAESVIDPRRIELSQTVLFPSDLWERMGREGFYRIGIPAEAGGSGGGAPAVQAVGEALAFHGGCLGVVLSWLIQVMVIRWVLLPDATEEQCRLWLPSVTSGRTIISLAASEPKVGAHPKHLKTSAVPKNGGWVLNGEKSMLSNGPMAGLFVVLAVTGSSDNRKSFGTFLVPADTPGLVRAEPTDLKALHPSPHGGILLADCFIPPEAALGETTDAYRRSAYPFREIEDTLLMGPVTGMLFRQARRLSALLRTGADPGEEIRADLGRLSAQLDMIRILAREAAVLLEYPDASRPLFSLLFTFREMADHCQFLLDDLASQAGFAGDSDLAGWALDTRFTLSVGRNVLKLRLQKAGLDFINKPK; encoded by the coding sequence ATGACGCGCCAGGAACGGGAACGAATCCAGCAGGAGGCCGATCGGGCCGCCCGGTTCGCCGAATCGGTCATCGACCCGCGCCGGATTGAGTTGTCGCAGACGGTCCTCTTTCCTTCAGACCTGTGGGAGCGCATGGGCCGGGAGGGTTTCTACCGGATCGGCATTCCGGCCGAAGCCGGCGGATCAGGCGGCGGAGCCCCGGCCGTCCAGGCCGTGGGCGAGGCCCTGGCCTTCCACGGCGGCTGTCTCGGCGTGGTCCTCTCGTGGCTGATCCAGGTGATGGTCATCCGGTGGGTGCTCCTGCCGGACGCCACGGAGGAACAGTGCCGGCTGTGGCTGCCTTCCGTCACGTCGGGCCGGACGATCATCTCGCTCGCAGCCTCGGAGCCGAAGGTGGGAGCCCATCCAAAGCACCTGAAGACCTCGGCGGTTCCGAAGAACGGCGGGTGGGTCCTCAACGGAGAAAAATCGATGCTTTCCAACGGGCCCATGGCGGGTCTTTTCGTTGTCCTGGCCGTAACCGGAAGCTCGGATAACCGAAAGTCCTTCGGCACATTCCTGGTGCCCGCCGACACACCGGGGCTGGTCCGGGCCGAGCCGACGGACCTGAAGGCCCTGCACCCCTCCCCTCACGGCGGGATCCTCCTGGCGGACTGCTTCATACCCCCGGAGGCCGCCCTGGGCGAGACGACCGACGCCTACCGGCGCTCGGCGTATCCCTTCCGGGAGATCGAGGACACGCTCCTCATGGGCCCCGTCACGGGCATGCTGTTCCGCCAGGCCCGGCGGCTATCGGCCCTCCTTCGCACCGGCGCCGACCCCGGTGAGGAAATCCGGGCGGACCTGGGGAGGCTGTCGGCCCAGCTCGACATGATCCGGATCCTGGCCCGCGAGGCGGCGGTGCTCCTCGAATACCCCGACGCCTCCCGCCCCTTGTTCTCGCTGCTTTTCACCTTTCGCGAAATGGCGGACCACTGCCAGTTCCTCCTGGACGACCTGGCCTCGCAGGCGGGGTTCGCCGGCGACAGCGACCTGGCCGGGTGGGCCCTGGACACCCGCTTCACCCTTTCGGTGGGACGGAACGTGCTCAAACTCCGACTGCAAAAGGCGGGGCTCGACTTCATCAACAAACCGAAGTGA